From a single Stackebrandtia endophytica genomic region:
- a CDS encoding ABC transporter substrate-binding protein has translation MRIQRVIAILGAVAVMALTACGTSDPPAGNDAASGELRTFTHAMGTTEIPVNPKRIVVLDTDKIDTLLTLGVTPVGAARPDETDLPDYLGDLSSVEIVGTLTAPDTEAIDRLNPDLILGTKFRQEEFYDELSEIAPTVFTELVGLTWKENFLADGDAIGKADEAAALMDVYEQRAGDLGENLGTPGDIEISIVRFMPDHIRLYGPDSFSGIVVGDTGLGRPELQQLNDADDKRFAQLSAERVDEADGDYVFYCAYGETAADAQAETVAGSLWTGMSAVEAGNAHQVDDEIWMTGIGITAANLILDDLENYLTA, from the coding sequence ATGCGTATACAACGAGTGATCGCCATTCTGGGCGCGGTCGCGGTCATGGCGTTGACCGCGTGCGGCACCAGCGACCCGCCGGCCGGCAACGACGCGGCGAGCGGCGAACTCCGCACCTTCACCCATGCCATGGGCACCACCGAGATTCCGGTGAACCCGAAGCGCATCGTGGTGCTGGACACCGACAAGATCGACACCCTGCTCACCCTGGGGGTCACGCCGGTGGGGGCGGCTCGACCCGATGAGACCGACCTCCCCGACTACCTCGGCGATCTGTCCTCAGTGGAGATCGTCGGTACGTTGACGGCGCCCGACACCGAGGCCATCGACCGGTTGAACCCCGACCTGATCCTGGGAACCAAGTTCCGACAGGAGGAGTTCTACGACGAGTTGTCGGAAATCGCCCCAACGGTGTTCACCGAGCTGGTGGGCCTCACCTGGAAGGAGAACTTCCTCGCCGACGGCGACGCGATAGGCAAGGCCGACGAGGCCGCCGCACTGATGGACGTCTATGAGCAGCGCGCCGGCGACCTCGGTGAGAACCTCGGGACACCCGGTGACATCGAGATCAGCATCGTCCGGTTCATGCCCGACCACATTCGACTGTACGGACCCGACTCGTTCTCCGGGATCGTCGTCGGTGACACCGGTTTGGGGCGCCCCGAACTTCAGCAGTTGAACGATGCCGACGACAAGCGATTCGCGCAGTTGTCGGCTGAACGGGTCGACGAAGCCGACGGTGACTACGTCTTCTACTGCGCCTACGGTGAAACCGCGGCCGACGCGCAGGCCGAGACCGTCGCAGGGTCACTGTGGACCGGAATGTCCGCTGTGGAGGCGGGTAACGCCCACCAGGTCGACGACGAGATCTGGATGACCGGCATCGGCATCACCGCCGCCAACCTGATTCTCGACGACCTCGAGAACTACCTCACCGCATAA
- a CDS encoding ABC transporter ATP-binding protein — protein sequence MSSPPVNLSARSLSTGYGSRLVINELDLELPGGEFTVIVGPNACGKSTLLRTLARLLAPQAGSVLIDGSDIHSIGTKALARRMGILPQSPLVPEGVTVADLVARGRQPYQSWWQQWSKEDEAVVATAMRMADVTELADRPADSLSGGQRQRVWIAMALAQDTDLLLLDEPTTFLDLAHQVEVLDLLRRLNRDGGRTIVAVLHDLNEAARYADHLVAMRDGRIVAQGPPAEILTAALVAEVFGLACAVIECPVTGNPLVIPLESDGSQPQGAQ from the coding sequence ATGTCCAGTCCCCCGGTCAACCTGTCGGCCCGGTCGCTGTCGACCGGCTACGGCTCCCGACTGGTGATCAACGAACTCGATCTGGAACTTCCCGGCGGCGAGTTCACCGTCATCGTCGGTCCCAACGCCTGCGGTAAATCCACATTGCTGCGTACCCTCGCTCGGCTGTTGGCACCGCAGGCGGGTTCGGTCCTCATCGACGGATCGGACATCCACTCCATCGGAACCAAGGCCTTGGCACGGCGAATGGGCATCCTGCCGCAGAGCCCGCTGGTACCCGAGGGCGTGACCGTCGCCGATCTGGTAGCCCGAGGCCGCCAGCCCTACCAGTCGTGGTGGCAGCAGTGGTCCAAGGAGGACGAAGCGGTCGTCGCCACCGCGATGCGAATGGCCGACGTCACCGAGCTGGCCGATCGCCCCGCCGACTCGCTCTCCGGAGGACAGCGGCAACGGGTGTGGATCGCGATGGCCCTGGCCCAGGACACCGACCTGCTGCTGTTGGACGAACCGACCACCTTCCTCGACCTGGCGCATCAAGTCGAGGTGCTGGACCTGTTGCGGCGACTCAACCGTGACGGCGGTCGCACCATTGTGGCCGTACTGCACGACCTCAACGAGGCCGCTCGATACGCCGATCACCTGGTCGCCATGCGCGACGGCCGGATCGTGGCGCAGGGACCGCCGGCGGAAATCCTGACCGCTGCACTGGTGGCCGAGGTGTTCGGCCTGGCCTGCGCGGTCATCGAATGTCCCGTCACCGGTAATCCGCTGGTGATTCCACTGGAGTCGGACGGCTCGCAACCCCAAGGAGCGCAGTAA
- a CDS encoding FecCD family ABC transporter permease, whose amino-acid sequence MSSMKLVGRSTIRLGPVSIVVRHRPAIVAAALSAVLVAVVLLALCVGGTYVTAADVLATLSGAETGYERLINVLRLPRTLLAVAAGAAFGLAGALIQSVARNPLASPDVIGVTQGAGLAATVALTAGLGFGVLAPLSLAGGLLAAVVVIWVGSKHGLAAQRFVLAGIAVAVIVKSFTQIIMLAAPAIDAQRAQIWLVGTFAGRGWDETAMIGATLLLALPFLLWASKATDTTALDDDTARGLGVRVTARRVVLAIIGVVLASVATANVGAIEFVALVAPQLARRLTRTERPPLWSAALAGAILTVLADWLGRTAFGSYQLPAGVLTAAIGGPYLIFLLVTRRKAS is encoded by the coding sequence ATGAGCTCGATGAAGTTGGTGGGTCGCAGTACCATCCGCCTCGGCCCGGTGTCCATCGTGGTGCGTCACCGACCCGCGATCGTGGCCGCCGCGTTGTCGGCGGTGCTGGTGGCCGTGGTGTTGCTGGCGTTGTGCGTGGGCGGCACCTACGTCACCGCCGCCGACGTTCTGGCCACCCTGTCGGGAGCCGAGACCGGTTACGAACGGCTCATCAACGTCCTTCGCCTGCCGCGCACCCTGCTGGCGGTGGCCGCCGGTGCCGCGTTCGGGCTGGCCGGGGCGCTCATCCAATCGGTGGCCCGCAACCCGTTGGCCTCCCCGGACGTCATCGGAGTCACCCAGGGCGCCGGACTGGCCGCCACCGTCGCGTTGACGGCCGGACTCGGTTTCGGGGTTCTCGCTCCGTTGAGTCTTGCCGGTGGTCTGCTCGCCGCGGTCGTGGTGATCTGGGTGGGTTCCAAGCACGGACTGGCCGCTCAACGGTTCGTGTTGGCCGGGATCGCCGTCGCCGTCATCGTCAAATCGTTCACCCAGATCATCATGTTGGCGGCACCCGCCATCGATGCGCAGCGTGCTCAGATCTGGCTGGTCGGTACGTTCGCCGGTCGCGGGTGGGACGAGACCGCGATGATCGGCGCCACCCTGTTGCTCGCGCTGCCGTTCCTGCTGTGGGCGTCCAAGGCCACCGACACCACCGCACTCGACGACGACACCGCCAGGGGGCTGGGCGTGCGGGTGACCGCCCGCCGGGTCGTGCTGGCGATCATCGGAGTCGTGCTGGCCTCGGTGGCCACGGCGAACGTCGGCGCCATCGAGTTCGTGGCCCTGGTGGCACCGCAGTTGGCGCGTCGACTCACCCGCACCGAACGCCCGCCGTTGTGGTCGGCCGCGCTAGCCGGGGCGATCCTCACGGTGCTGGCCGATTGGTTGGGCCGCACCGCATTCGGCAGCTACCAACTTCCCGCGGGCGTCCTCACCGCCGCCATCGGCGGCCCCTACCTGATCTTCCTGCTCGTCACCCGTCGGAAGGCGTCCTGA
- a CDS encoding FecCD family ABC transporter permease: MRYSSLHLEVPMVKLARRRGAVITAAVALLVIAVVASLAIGARPLSPGEVLTALFHPDDSPAATVVLDQRLPRTIVAILVGAGLAVAGVVMQALTRNPLADPRIFGVASGASLGVVVAISVFGLASLSQYVWFGITGALIAGLIGFLIAQTAARGREGNSPVTLALVGAALDASLSAVIYGVLTTNAQSFDQYRFWVVGSVAGRKMDVAMQVLPFILIGLILAVVIARGLDALLLGEDLATGLGHRTGLVRFAGAAVVALLTGAAVAAAGPIGFIGLAIPHLVRPLVGNDHRWVLVTSMVAGPILLLAADIAGRRITDGELPAGIATALVGAPLLIWLVRRARTVTA; the protein is encoded by the coding sequence GTGCGGTACTCATCCCTCCACCTCGAGGTCCCCATGGTCAAACTCGCTCGACGGCGTGGTGCCGTCATCACGGCAGCCGTCGCGTTGCTGGTGATCGCGGTCGTGGCGAGCCTGGCCATCGGTGCGAGACCTCTGTCACCTGGCGAGGTTCTCACCGCGCTGTTCCACCCCGACGACTCTCCCGCCGCGACGGTCGTCCTCGATCAGCGACTGCCCCGCACCATCGTCGCGATACTGGTCGGCGCCGGGCTGGCGGTTGCCGGAGTCGTCATGCAGGCGCTGACCCGCAACCCGCTCGCCGACCCGCGCATCTTCGGGGTGGCCTCCGGCGCGTCGTTGGGCGTCGTCGTGGCGATCTCGGTGTTCGGGCTGGCCAGTCTCAGCCAGTACGTCTGGTTCGGCATCACCGGCGCGTTGATCGCGGGACTCATCGGGTTTCTCATCGCCCAGACCGCCGCCCGTGGCCGAGAGGGGAACAGTCCCGTCACGCTCGCGTTGGTCGGTGCCGCGCTGGATGCGTCACTGTCGGCGGTGATCTACGGGGTACTCACCACCAACGCACAGTCCTTCGACCAGTACCGGTTCTGGGTCGTGGGATCGGTCGCCGGTCGCAAGATGGACGTGGCGATGCAGGTGCTGCCGTTCATCCTGATCGGTTTGATCCTCGCCGTCGTGATTGCACGTGGGCTCGACGCGTTGCTGCTGGGGGAGGACCTGGCCACCGGACTGGGGCACCGCACCGGCCTGGTGCGGTTCGCCGGGGCGGCGGTAGTGGCGTTGCTGACCGGCGCGGCGGTCGCGGCCGCCGGACCCATCGGGTTCATCGGCCTGGCGATTCCGCACCTGGTGCGGCCGTTGGTCGGTAACGACCACCGGTGGGTGCTGGTCACCTCGATGGTGGCCGGCCCGATCCTGTTGTTGGCCGCCGACATCGCCGGGCGTCGCATCACCGACGGCGAACTGCCCGCCGGTATCGCCACCGCGCTGGTCGGGGCGCCCCTGTTGATCTGGTTGGTGCGTCGGGCCCGGACGGTGACCGCATGA
- a CDS encoding MFS transporter yields the protein MAAPVTEQSPPPTAAPAKPQVSLVLFTVLIMFGSQMILNPIIAPLSREVGLAEWQVGLMVSTAALTLVITSQFWGRKSLSWGRKPVLVTATIVGGVAMASFAGLAWLGITGVLSGVALFVLMVLTRGLLFGSAMSAVVPTSQAYIADVTPTESERVKGMAGVGAMQGIAMVVGSSVGGLLAGFGLMVPLALIPGVIVIGSIVLATRLRRETRHELIPNPPRIRPNDSRVWPFLVAGLGMFTALGFIQIVTGFLIQDRYAPQPETAALYTGVALLCAGVGTILSQTIIVRRFNWPPVRLLRTGTAVAVAGFILMIPDVSLILFIPAIFLVGLGLGMATPGYIAGPSLLMSKAEQGGMAGLISANNGLTFVIAPTLATALYEWWSPLPIFVSVVAMSSVVVFLWTHPRFRTMATSTPEPVKVTTSAS from the coding sequence ATGGCCGCCCCCGTCACCGAACAATCCCCACCGCCCACCGCCGCGCCGGCGAAACCCCAGGTGAGCCTGGTGTTGTTCACGGTGCTCATCATGTTCGGGTCGCAGATGATCCTCAACCCGATCATCGCACCGCTGTCGCGGGAGGTGGGTCTCGCCGAATGGCAGGTCGGCCTGATGGTGTCCACCGCCGCCCTCACACTGGTGATCACCAGCCAGTTCTGGGGACGTAAATCACTGTCCTGGGGTCGCAAACCGGTTCTGGTCACCGCGACCATCGTCGGGGGCGTCGCGATGGCCTCGTTCGCCGGCCTGGCCTGGCTGGGAATCACGGGCGTGCTGTCGGGGGTGGCGCTGTTCGTGCTGATGGTGTTGACCCGGGGCCTCCTGTTCGGTTCGGCCATGTCGGCGGTGGTGCCGACCTCACAGGCCTATATCGCCGACGTGACGCCCACCGAGTCCGAGCGGGTCAAGGGGATGGCCGGGGTCGGCGCCATGCAGGGCATCGCGATGGTGGTGGGATCCTCCGTCGGCGGATTGTTGGCCGGTTTCGGCCTCATGGTTCCGCTCGCGTTGATCCCGGGTGTGATCGTGATCGGATCGATCGTGTTGGCCACTCGGCTGCGCCGCGAGACCCGACACGAGTTGATCCCCAATCCGCCTCGCATCCGCCCGAACGACAGCCGGGTCTGGCCGTTCCTGGTGGCCGGGCTCGGCATGTTCACCGCGTTGGGGTTCATTCAGATCGTCACGGGCTTCCTGATTCAGGACCGCTATGCACCACAGCCGGAGACCGCGGCCCTGTACACCGGTGTCGCGTTGCTGTGCGCGGGAGTGGGCACGATCCTGTCTCAGACGATCATCGTGCGGCGGTTCAACTGGCCGCCGGTGCGGCTACTGCGTACCGGGACGGCGGTGGCGGTGGCGGGATTCATCCTGATGATTCCCGATGTCTCGCTGATCCTGTTCATCCCGGCGATATTCCTGGTGGGGCTGGGGTTGGGTATGGCCACCCCCGGCTACATCGCCGGGCCGTCACTGTTGATGAGCAAGGCGGAGCAGGGTGGCATGGCCGGTCTCATCAGTGCCAACAACGGACTGACCTTCGTCATCGCTCCGACACTGGCCACCGCACTGTACGAGTGGTGGTCACCGTTGCCGATCTTCGTGTCGGTGGTCGCGATGAGTTCGGTCGTGGTGTTCCTGTGGACCCACCCCCGGTTCCGCACGATGGCCACGTCCACACCGGAACCGGTGAAGGTGACGACTTCGGCGTCGTGA
- the rnhA gene encoding ribonuclease HI: MAEQIVDIYTDGACRGNPGPGGWGALLRYGEHERELCGGLAEDTTNNRMELTAPAEALESLTRSCVVRLHTDSTYVKNGITAWVPRWKRNGWTTSNKQPVKNVDLWQRLDAAITRHQVEWFWVKGHSGHVENERADRLAAKGLDEAVEAAATAA; the protein is encoded by the coding sequence GTGGCTGAACAGATCGTGGACATCTACACCGATGGCGCCTGCCGGGGCAATCCCGGCCCGGGTGGATGGGGAGCCCTGTTGCGCTACGGAGAACATGAACGTGAGCTCTGTGGCGGACTGGCCGAAGACACGACCAACAACCGGATGGAACTGACCGCGCCCGCCGAAGCACTTGAGAGCCTCACCCGGTCCTGCGTGGTGCGACTGCACACCGACAGCACCTACGTCAAGAACGGCATCACCGCGTGGGTACCCCGGTGGAAGCGCAACGGGTGGACCACCTCCAACAAGCAGCCGGTGAAGAACGTCGACCTGTGGCAGCGACTCGACGCCGCGATCACCCGTCACCAGGTCGAGTGGTTCTGGGTGAAGGGCCACTCGGGACACGTCGAGAACGAGCGCGCGGATCGCCTGGCCGCCAAGGGATTGGACGAAGCCGTCGAGGCCGCCGCCACGGCCGCTTGA